GCTGTGCGGAAGTCCGGCCAGCGCCGCATGGTGTGCAAGCGGCCCGGGACGGCGTTTCTTGAGCGTGTGCAGCAGGTCGGTGAAATCCTTCCATGCCGACTCGTTCTGCGGTGAAAGGCTTGCAAAATTGGGAATGTCGTTCGGCTGCGGACCTTTTCGGATAAAGACCTTATAGCGGTTCGTATCGCTGCCGATAAGGTACTCGTGGACGAAGAGAAATGTCGTGTCGTTCTCCGCGAAGGGTCCCCACCGTTTGCTGCTGCCGTCGCGGCCGGTCCAGGTACGGGATGCGGCGAGCGAAGACCTCTCCCCTGCCGGCGTCTCCTTTCCTGTCAGCTCCGGCGTGGAAACTGCGGTTTCGGACGTGCCGTCGCCGGCGGAAGCCTTGTCTGCGGCGTCTCCGGCCGTGCGGCGGCCCGTACATCCGGCCAGCAGGAGAGCCGCGAGGACGGTCGCTGCGATAAATCGGGCGTGTTTCATCGCGGTCACTGCCGGGGGTCCTCCCAGAATTTCAGGTATTTGTCCTCCTTTCGGTGCATCTGTGCATTGGTGCGGGGCGTTTTGTCGCCCTGCCCGCAGAGGTGCAGTATCCCGTGGACCACTACCCTGCGCATCTCCTGCAAGGTCGTCGCGCCGTACTGGCGGGCGTTGTCGGCAACGGTCTCGACGTCGATGAAGATGTCGCCCGAGACGATCCGTGCGCCTTTGCGGTCGCTGTAATCGAACGTGATGACGTCGGTGAAGTAATCGTGCCCGAGGTATTGGCGGTTCATCTCCAGCAGCCGCTGCGCCGAGCAGAAAATATAGGTGACGTCGCCCAGCGCGTAGCCCTCCCCTGCGGCCACTTCGTGCAGCCATCGTGCCGTGAGGCGCTTTTGCGGGAGTCGGTAGGTGCAGTCGTCGGTAAAGTATCTGACAGCCATTTTTTTTCGTTGTTGTTATGTCGTTGTCCGTCCCGGGGCGGACGGCGTGCCGGCCACCGCACGGAACCGCATGAAACGGCGGTTTTATTTTCGGAAACACTCCTCCGCCCGCATCTTCTGTCCGGGGTTGGGCGGGTAGATGCCGAAGACGAGTTTGTATTCGGTTTCCATCGTCATCACGTTGACCGCCGAGCCGATGGTCCCTATCTGTGCGTTTCTTGCCACTTTCTGGCCCTTTTCGACGCAGATCGTCCCCATGTTGGCATAGGAGGTTATGTATTCGCCGTGAGCGACGTAAACGTCGTATTTATTGGTGATGCGGTTGCGCTTCACGTCGACGACCTTGCCGTCGTAGATCGAGATGACGTGCGCTCCCTTCGGACCGGTGATCTCGGCCATGTTCTCCTTGTAGCGCTTCACGCGTCCGGCAGTCACCGGGAGACGCAGCCCGGAGGTTTTCGCCGAGAACGAGGCGCCCTCGGTGTTGCCCTTGGTCAGCTTGCGCAGTTCGCCGATGGCCACGTCGAGCTGCTGCTCCTGTGCGATTTTGCGTTGCAGGGCCGTCTTTTCCTTCTGCGACATCGACCGGATGCTGGCCTTGGCGTTGCGGGCGTCGCGCTGGAGTTTCTCGCGCTGCGCCGAGAGGCTGCGCGTCACCGAGTCGAGCGACCGCTTGCGGCGGTCGAGCGTCTCCTTTTCGGTGCGGACCTCGGCGGTCAGCGCCTCGATGTCGCGCAGTTTGCGTTCGCGCAGCGAGGCGACCTCGCGCAGGGCGGTGATCTTGCGCGCCACGTCCGTGAAGTCGCGCGAGGAGAAGATATAGGTCAGGTAGTTGTTGTGCTTGTAGTTGCGGTAGGCTTCGCGTACCATTTCGCCGTACTGCGCGCGGTCGCGTTCGAGCTTTGCCGAAAGGTTCCCGGCCACGCTGTCCGTGCGGGCGATCTCTCCGCGCAGGAGGCGCGCCTGCTTTTCGGTCTCGTCGAGCAGCTGGTTGCGCGAATCAATCTGGCGCGCCAGGCGGCGCACCCGTTCCTCGGTGGCCGTGCGGCCCTTCTGGATCTTCGAAATCTCCTGCTCTTCGGTGGCGATCCGCTTTTCGAGGGCCGCGATGACCCGTTTCTGCTCCTCGATGCGGCGGTCGGTCTGTGCGGCGGCGGTGAGGGTGAAGAGCAGGAACGCAAGGGTCAGGATGCGGAGCGGTCTCATGGCAGGGCTATTCTTTGGGTTCGGGCTTTTTGACGGCGGGTTGTTTCAGCCGCTGTTCGATCTGCCGGGCGTCGTAACCCTTTTCAAGCGCCCTCCGCCAGTAGATTTCAGCCATGAACTGCTCGCCCAGGAGGTGCAGGATGTCACCGTAGTGAACCATCAGTTCGGGGCTTTTCTGTCCGTCGAGCGCCACGGCTTTTTGCAGAATCTTCCTGGCTTCGTCCGTGCGTCCCAGCTTGAAGAGCACCCAGCCGTGTGTGTCGAGGTAGGTGGGGTTGTTGTCGGTGAGCGCCACGACGCGGCTCGACATGGTGAGCGCCCGTTCCAGATCGCGCTCCTCGAGCGAGAGAAAATAGGCGTAGTTGTTGAGCACCATTGTGTTGTCGGGCCAGTAGCGCAGACTTCGCTCATAGGCCTTGTAGCACTCTTTCATGGCTTTGCGGGCAATGCCCTTTTTGCCGAGCAGACCCATTTGCAGGGGCAGGCGTTCCTCCAGGTTCGGTTCTCCGGCCTCGGCCTTCTGATGCCAGGCGTCGCCGATCATGCCCCAGATCACGCTGCGCAGCGAATCCGTGTCGGCATGGCGCAACGCCCCCTTGTAGGCGCCGATGGCTTTGACGTACTGCTTCGAGTTGCTCATCACATGCCCTTTGGAGAGGTGGAAATCGACCTTCGCGGGGAACAGCTCCAGGGCGCGGGTGACGTATTTGTCGACCGAGTCGGGGTGCTGGAGGTAGCTTTCGATGTCGATCACCGCCCGGAAATACTCCTCCGCGGGAGGCTGGTCGGCGAGGTGGCTCTTGTAGAGCGCGAGGGCCTGCTCCAGTTCGCCCGAAGCGATCAGGTGGCCGGCGTAAAGCTCCACGACGCGCTTGTCGTCGGGATAGCGGATGGCCAGCGTCGAGGCCAGGTCGTTCAGCTGGAAGTAATATTCGCGGTAGAAGCGCGTGTCGGAGGTGAACTGCCCGAAGCGTTTGATCTTGGTTTCGAGCGGCAGTTCGTCGGATTGGAACAACTGCCGCGTGACGGCCAGCAGCGCCCGGTAATCCTGCTGTCCGGCGTGAAAATCGGCCAGCGCCATCAGCGTCTGTACGTTCGTGGAGTCGATCTGCAACGCGCGGTCGTATTCGGCGCGGGCCAGCGAATCCTTCTTGGCGATGGCGTAGAGGTCGCCGAGGATCACGTGGTGCTGCGCCTCATAGGGGGCGGCTTCGACCATCGCCCGGGCTTCGACCACGGCTTTGTCGATCTGGTTCGTCGCCACCAGCAGACGCCGTTTCATGGCGCTCAACACGGGAATGCGTCCGAAGCGCAGTTCGGCCGAATCGAGTGTCACGAGGGCCATGACGGGACTTTGCTTCTGCTCGTAGAGGGCCGCCAGAATGCGGTAGTTGTCGGGGTCTTTCGGGTTTTCCGTTTGCAGGCGGCGGTAGACCTTCAGCGCCTCGTCGTAACGCCCGGCGTAGATGAGCGCCTGTCCGTAGAACTGGTGATACCACTTGTTCGTCGTGTCGAGCCGGAAAGCCTTCCGGGCCAGTTCCACGGCCTCGTCGGGCATGGCGTACATGCCGTTCGCCGCGAGTTCGTAGTAGGCCGGGGCGTAGGTCGAGTCGTTGCGGATCGCCTCGAGGAACAGCTCCCGGGCGCGCACCGAGTCTCCGGCGATGGCATTCTGCTTGACGCCTTCGGTGTAGAGCCATACGCTGCGCAGCGAATCGGGGTATTCGGGCGCCGCCGAGGGACCCTTTCCCGTGACGAACGCCGCGGAGAAGAGCAGAAGGCAGAGGACCGTTGTCGCTGTGAGGCGTTTCATGGGCGTCAGGGGGTTTAGAGCGCTTCGTCGAACTGGTGGAGGAACCGCACGTCGTTTTCGAAATAGAGACGCAGGTCCTTCACGCCGTACTTGAGCATGGCGATGCGTTCAATACCCATGCCGAAGGCGAATCCGGAATATTTCTCGGGGTCGATATTATTGGCTTTCAATACGTTCGGGTCCACCATGCCGCAACCCATGATTTCGAGCCATCCCGTGCCCTTGCAGACGTTGCAGCCCTTGCCGCCGCAGAGGTTGCACGACACGTCGACCTCGGCCGACGGTTCGGTGAAGGGAAAGTACGACGGGCGCATGCGGATCACGGCCTGCTCGCCGAAGACCTCCTTGGCGAAGTAGAGCAACGACTGCTTCATGTCGGCGAACGAGACGCCCTCGTCGATGTAAAGTCCTTCGATCTGATGGAAGATGCAGTGCGCGCGGTACGAAATGGCCTCGTTGCGGAACACACGGCCCGGGCAGATGACGCGGATGGGCGGTTTCTGACGCTCCATCGTGCGGACCTGGATCGACGAGGTGTGCGTGCGCAGCAGGATGTCGGGGTCCTTCTCGATGAAGAACGTGTCCTGCATGTCGCGTGCCGGGTGCTCGGGCGGGAAGTTCAGGGCCGAGAAGACGTGCCAGTCGTCCTCGATCTCGGGTCCGTCGGCCACGGTGTAGCCCAGCCGCGAAAAGACCTCGACGATCTGGTTTTTCACCAGCGAGATCGGGTGGCGCGAACCGAGGTGCTCGGCCGTGCCGGGGCGCGTCAGGTCGCCCGACGACGAGGCCTCGTCGGCCGCGGCGTTCTGCAACTGCTCGCGCAGCGCGTTGATGCGCTCCGTGGCCTCGTTTTTGAGACGGTTCAACTGCTGGCCCAGTTCGCGTTTCAGTTCGGGGGCTACCGTCTTGAACTCCTCCATCAGGGCGGTCAACTCGCCTTTCTTGCCGAGAATCCGGATGCGGAACTCCTCGATTTCGGCGGCGGCTTTCGGCTTAAACTCCTCGACACGTCGCAGGAGTTCATTGATTTTGTCAGTCATATTTTGATCGTGTTTCTTTTTTGTCTACTTTTGAACGACATCGTAGTAACGTGCAAAGTTATAAAAAAATTGAGATATGTTGCGTAAAATCGGCTCATTTGTCGGGATGCTGCTGCTGGCGGCGCTCCCTGCTGCGGCCCAGAAGGTAGGGGTCGTGATGAGCGGCGGCGGCGCGAAGGGGCTTTACCACATCGGCGTCCTGGAGGCGCTCGAAGAGAACGGCGTGCCGATCGACTATGTGGCCGGGACCTCGATGGGTTCGATCATCGCCGCGATGTACGCCGCAGGATATTCCCCGGCCGAAATGCGTGCGATCGTCAACTCGGGGGTGGTCAAGGAGTGGGTCTCGGGGCGCATCGACCCCAACAAATACATGGCCTATTACCGGCAGGTGGGGAGCAATCCCGCGTTTTTGAGCCTGCGCATCGACGTCGAGAGTCCCTCCGGGAAGCGGCTGCGCGTACCCCGGAACCTGATCTCCTCGACGCAGATCGACATGGCCCTCACGGAGCTGTTCGCTCCGGCGACGGCCGCTGCGGACGGTGATTTCGACCGCCTGATGGTTCCGTTCCTCTGCGTGGCCAGCGACCTGAACCACCGCGGGCCGGTGGTCCTGCGCGAGGGGGATTTGAGCGAGGCGGTCCGCTCGTCGATGTCCATTCCGCTGGTGTTCAAGCCGATGGTGAAAGACTCGATGCTGCTCTACGACGGCGGCATCTACGACAACTTCCCGTGGAAACCCCTCGACGAAGATTTCCGGCCCGATCTGATCGTCGGCTCGATCTGCACCGAGGGCAACACCCCGCCCAGCGAGGAGAGCAACATCATGGACCAGGCTTTCATGCTGGCCATGCACGATACCGACTACACGCTGCCCGAGGAGCGCAGCGTCACGATCCGCCGCGCCGTGGGGGTCAACATGCTCGATTTCGACCAGGCCGAGGCGATTATGAACGCAGGTTATGAGGACGCCGTGGCGGCCATGCCGCAGCTGTTGGAGAAAGTCGCCGAACGCCGCGACTCGGCCTACTACGCCGGGCGTCGCGAGGCGTTCCGTGCCAAGTGTCCGCCGCTGGTCTTCGACGACTACAAACTCGAAGGGCTGAAGCGCGCCCAGCGGGAGTATATCCGCGATTTCGTGCAGGTGGACCGCCGCACGCCGGGCATTCAGCGGCCGATGGGCTTCGAGGAGCTGAAAGACAATCTCTTCGAGGTGCTTGCCGGCGGCGATTTCACGATGGACTTCCCCACCGTGCGCTACGACTCCGTCCGGGAACGTTATTCGTTCGAGGCCAAGTTCGGCACGCGGCCCAATTTCAAGATCATCCTCGGGGGAAACATCTCCTCGACGGCCTTCAACCAGGCCTATATCGGCATCAATTACAAGAACATCGGCCGCGTCGCGCAGCAGTTGGGCGCAGACCTCTACCTGGGGCCGATCTACACCTGGGGAGCGATCGGGGGCCGGACGGATTTCTACGCGTGGAAGCCGATATTCCTCGACTATTCCTACAATTTCGCGGTCCGGAATTTCCGCCACGGCTATTTCGGCAACGTCACCAAGGTCCGCAACGCCCAGCAGGTCAAGAACAGCGAGAGCTTCTTTTCGACGGGCGTGGGGATGCCGCTGACCCACCGCAGCCTCCTGACGCTGCGCGCCAACGCCGGACACATCAACTACCGCTACGATTCGGACGTGCTGTTCGCCGACGACACCGACCATTCGCGCTTCTCGTTCTTCGGCCTGCGGGCCGGGGTCGCCCGCAATACGCTCGACAAGTTCCTCTATCCCCGCCGCGGTTCCGAACTGCATCTCTCGGCCATCTATGTCGCCGGACGCGACAAATACCAGCCCTACGATGCGAAAGACTTCATTTCGCGCGAAACCCGACAGTGGATCGGAGGGCGTTTTTCGTGGGACAAGTTCTTCGATGTGCCGGGCGTCAGCTGGTTCTCGTTCGGTTTGAACGTCGATGCCGTGTGGACCAACCACCCGCGGTTCCGGACCGAATCCGCGACCCTGATGTCGATGCCCGACTATGCGCCCGTGCCGCATGCCCGGATGATCTACATGCCCGATTTCCGGGGCAAACGCTTTGCGGCGTGGGGCCTGATGCCGACCTTCGACCTGCTGCCCAACTGCTTCTTCCGGACGGGGTTCTACACCATGTTCCGTGAAAAACGGGACTTCAACCCCCTGAAGAATCCCGACGAGCGCTGGCATTATATCGCCGAGGCGTCGCTGGTCTACCACACGCCGATCGGTCCCGTGAGCCTCGCGCTGACGAAATACGACCTGAAAAACTGGCGCAACATGTACCTGACCTTCAATTTCGGGTATGCGATTTTCGCCCCGAAAGGGACGTTCTATTGATCGCGAGGCCGATCCCATCCTCCTGTAAAAACGATGCCCGGATGCACACGCTGCATCCGGGCATCGTTCATTCAGCGATCAGGGCCGGCGAGTATCCGGGGTCGATCTCCATCCGGCAGCCGCCCTCGACGGGGCGGAAACGCACGTCGGTGATATACATTTCCCGCGGATGGATCGCGCCTTTGCTTTTGTGGGCATGGAAAACGATCTTCAGGTTGCC
This Alistipes shahii WAL 8301 DNA region includes the following protein-coding sequences:
- a CDS encoding tetratricopeptide repeat protein, which translates into the protein MKRLTATTVLCLLLFSAAFVTGKGPSAAPEYPDSLRSVWLYTEGVKQNAIAGDSVRARELFLEAIRNDSTYAPAYYELAANGMYAMPDEAVELARKAFRLDTTNKWYHQFYGQALIYAGRYDEALKVYRRLQTENPKDPDNYRILAALYEQKQSPVMALVTLDSAELRFGRIPVLSAMKRRLLVATNQIDKAVVEARAMVEAAPYEAQHHVILGDLYAIAKKDSLARAEYDRALQIDSTNVQTLMALADFHAGQQDYRALLAVTRQLFQSDELPLETKIKRFGQFTSDTRFYREYYFQLNDLASTLAIRYPDDKRVVELYAGHLIASGELEQALALYKSHLADQPPAEEYFRAVIDIESYLQHPDSVDKYVTRALELFPAKVDFHLSKGHVMSNSKQYVKAIGAYKGALRHADTDSLRSVIWGMIGDAWHQKAEAGEPNLEERLPLQMGLLGKKGIARKAMKECYKAYERSLRYWPDNTMVLNNYAYFLSLEERDLERALTMSSRVVALTDNNPTYLDTHGWVLFKLGRTDEARKILQKAVALDGQKSPELMVHYGDILHLLGEQFMAEIYWRRALEKGYDARQIEQRLKQPAVKKPEPKE
- the ybeY gene encoding rRNA maturation RNase YbeY, with product MAVRYFTDDCTYRLPQKRLTARWLHEVAAGEGYALGDVTYIFCSAQRLLEMNRQYLGHDYFTDVITFDYSDRKGARIVSGDIFIDVETVADNARQYGATTLQEMRRVVVHGILHLCGQGDKTPRTNAQMHRKEDKYLKFWEDPRQ
- a CDS encoding patatin-like phospholipase family protein, encoding MLRKIGSFVGMLLLAALPAAAQKVGVVMSGGGAKGLYHIGVLEALEENGVPIDYVAGTSMGSIIAAMYAAGYSPAEMRAIVNSGVVKEWVSGRIDPNKYMAYYRQVGSNPAFLSLRIDVESPSGKRLRVPRNLISSTQIDMALTELFAPATAAADGDFDRLMVPFLCVASDLNHRGPVVLREGDLSEAVRSSMSIPLVFKPMVKDSMLLYDGGIYDNFPWKPLDEDFRPDLIVGSICTEGNTPPSEESNIMDQAFMLAMHDTDYTLPEERSVTIRRAVGVNMLDFDQAEAIMNAGYEDAVAAMPQLLEKVAERRDSAYYAGRREAFRAKCPPLVFDDYKLEGLKRAQREYIRDFVQVDRRTPGIQRPMGFEELKDNLFEVLAGGDFTMDFPTVRYDSVRERYSFEAKFGTRPNFKIILGGNISSTAFNQAYIGINYKNIGRVAQQLGADLYLGPIYTWGAIGGRTDFYAWKPIFLDYSYNFAVRNFRHGYFGNVTKVRNAQQVKNSESFFSTGVGMPLTHRSLLTLRANAGHINYRYDSDVLFADDTDHSRFSFFGLRAGVARNTLDKFLYPRRGSELHLSAIYVAGRDKYQPYDAKDFISRETRQWIGGRFSWDKFFDVPGVSWFSFGLNVDAVWTNHPRFRTESATLMSMPDYAPVPHARMIYMPDFRGKRFAAWGLMPTFDLLPNCFFRTGFYTMFREKRDFNPLKNPDERWHYIAEASLVYHTPIGPVSLALTKYDLKNWRNMYLTFNFGYAIFAPKGTFY
- the pheS gene encoding phenylalanine--tRNA ligase subunit alpha: MTDKINELLRRVEEFKPKAAAEIEEFRIRILGKKGELTALMEEFKTVAPELKRELGQQLNRLKNEATERINALREQLQNAAADEASSSGDLTRPGTAEHLGSRHPISLVKNQIVEVFSRLGYTVADGPEIEDDWHVFSALNFPPEHPARDMQDTFFIEKDPDILLRTHTSSIQVRTMERQKPPIRVICPGRVFRNEAISYRAHCIFHQIEGLYIDEGVSFADMKQSLLYFAKEVFGEQAVIRMRPSYFPFTEPSAEVDVSCNLCGGKGCNVCKGTGWLEIMGCGMVDPNVLKANNIDPEKYSGFAFGMGIERIAMLKYGVKDLRLYFENDVRFLHQFDEAL
- a CDS encoding murein hydrolase activator EnvC family protein, which codes for MRPLRILTLAFLLFTLTAAAQTDRRIEEQKRVIAALEKRIATEEQEISKIQKGRTATEERVRRLARQIDSRNQLLDETEKQARLLRGEIARTDSVAGNLSAKLERDRAQYGEMVREAYRNYKHNNYLTYIFSSRDFTDVARKITALREVASLRERKLRDIEALTAEVRTEKETLDRRKRSLDSVTRSLSAQREKLQRDARNAKASIRSMSQKEKTALQRKIAQEQQLDVAIGELRKLTKGNTEGASFSAKTSGLRLPVTAGRVKRYKENMAEITGPKGAHVISIYDGKVVDVKRNRITNKYDVYVAHGEYITSYANMGTICVEKGQKVARNAQIGTIGSAVNVMTMETEYKLVFGIYPPNPGQKMRAEECFRK